The following proteins are co-located in the Paraburkholderia phytofirmans PsJN genome:
- a CDS encoding CsbD family protein — protein MNKDQVKGVAEQVKGKVNEAVGKATDNPGKEIKGDLQQGAGKVQKAYGDAKEDAKDNAKRNAP, from the coding sequence ATGAACAAGGACCAGGTGAAGGGCGTGGCCGAGCAAGTCAAGGGCAAGGTCAACGAAGCGGTCGGCAAGGCCACGGACAACCCGGGTAAGGAAATCAAGGGCGACCTGCAACAAGGCGCGGGCAAGGTGCAGAAGGCCTATGGCGACGCTAAGGAAGACGCCAAGGACAACGCCAAGCGCAACGCGCCGTAA
- a CDS encoding class I SAM-dependent methyltransferase — protein MIVDIPEIDYVVHSNRYGEYISDKFDYVIANHVMEHAPNMIQWLADLCDMMRPGGVLFLALPDKKFSFDKYRPDTALSHFVAEYVAGVEDIPREHQIECEIYYDEAFVNKPMHVADKLDMNRIRHKLEAPPHVGIHSHVFESGTIESKVLKPILMMGFLEFNLVDFVPALGETGGEMIIVLRKETPRVELTTEEFYSAPVDAELAARAIETAERLAEAEAALEEARQKVATTQEQVVTMQETVAAMQEKVVAMQEEIASRTSTISALQSSTSWRITAPLRAAVTRLRGLGSKGRDISY, from the coding sequence ATGATCGTCGACATACCCGAAATCGACTACGTGGTGCATTCGAATCGGTACGGCGAGTACATCAGCGATAAGTTCGACTACGTTATCGCGAATCATGTGATGGAGCACGCCCCCAACATGATTCAATGGCTAGCCGATCTATGCGACATGATGCGGCCCGGCGGAGTGCTGTTTTTAGCATTGCCCGACAAGAAGTTCAGTTTCGACAAATACAGGCCGGATACGGCGCTAAGTCATTTCGTGGCCGAGTATGTTGCCGGTGTCGAGGACATTCCGCGCGAACATCAAATCGAATGCGAGATCTATTACGACGAAGCATTCGTCAACAAGCCAATGCACGTGGCCGATAAGCTCGATATGAACCGTATCCGGCACAAGCTGGAGGCACCTCCGCATGTCGGTATTCACAGCCACGTTTTCGAGAGCGGCACGATCGAGTCCAAAGTCCTGAAGCCGATCCTGATGATGGGTTTCCTCGAATTCAATCTCGTCGATTTTGTGCCGGCGCTCGGCGAAACCGGCGGAGAGATGATCATTGTGCTTCGCAAGGAAACGCCTCGCGTGGAACTTACGACCGAGGAGTTCTACAGCGCCCCGGTGGATGCCGAGCTGGCGGCGCGCGCGATCGAGACAGCGGAGCGCCTCGCTGAGGCCGAGGCAGCCCTTGAGGAAGCGCGGCAGAAGGTTGCGACGACGCAGGAGCAGGTTGTGACAATGCAGGAGACGGTTGCAGCTATGCAGGAAAAGGTTGTCGCGATGCAGGAAGAGATTGCATCGAGGACTTCGACGATCAGCGCGCTCCAGTCGTCGACATCCTGGCGAATCACGGCGCCGTTGCGCGCGGCGGTGACCAGGCTTCGAGGGCTCGGCTCGAAAGGGCGCGACATATCGTATTGA
- a CDS encoding YoaK family protein yields the protein MPINYLRGFTAPERTDVTNRRLGRSLAFVAGAANAGGFLAVGQYTSHMSGIVSSLADNAVLGEAGLFVSGLSSLFSFLVGAAASAILINWGRRRNLHSIYATPLAIEAILLLCFGLLGSNLEHHRFLFVPATVCVLCFVMGLQNAMITKISRSEIRTTHVTGLVTDVGIELGKMLYWNSPSIAGEGAVRADKQKLALLGSLLLSFIAGGVAGAVGFKYLGFIASVPLAIVLLTLAVVPLVDDVRGVRC from the coding sequence ATGCCCATCAATTATCTTCGTGGCTTTACGGCACCGGAACGTACCGACGTGACGAACCGTCGTTTGGGGCGTTCACTGGCGTTTGTCGCCGGGGCGGCTAATGCGGGCGGATTTCTGGCCGTTGGCCAGTACACTTCGCACATGTCCGGGATCGTCTCGTCGCTGGCTGATAATGCCGTGCTTGGCGAGGCGGGCCTCTTCGTTTCGGGGCTCAGTTCGCTTTTTTCGTTCCTTGTTGGCGCGGCTGCGTCTGCGATCCTGATCAATTGGGGTCGCCGGCGGAATCTGCACAGCATCTACGCGACACCGCTCGCGATTGAAGCCATTCTGCTGCTGTGCTTCGGGCTGCTCGGCTCGAACCTTGAACATCATCGGTTTCTTTTCGTGCCTGCCACCGTCTGCGTCCTGTGCTTTGTTATGGGTCTGCAGAACGCGATGATCACGAAGATTTCGCGATCGGAGATTCGTACGACTCACGTTACCGGCCTGGTAACGGATGTCGGTATCGAACTGGGCAAGATGCTCTACTGGAATTCACCGTCGATTGCCGGGGAAGGGGCCGTCAGGGCGGATAAGCAGAAACTCGCGCTGCTTGGCTCGCTGCTGCTTTCGTTTATTGCCGGGGGGGTGGCGGGGGCCGTCGGGTTTAAATATCTTGGATTTATAGCGAGTGTGCCGCTCGCTATTGTTCTGCTGACGCTAGCTGTTGTGCCTTTGGTCGATGATGTGCGTGGTGTGCGCTGCTAG
- the dcm gene encoding DNA (cytosine-5-)-methyltransferase has protein sequence MTLAAPLALLKQARARFTQREIAAHVGKDIKTVRRWEKGETQCPAMLEPALRDLLQNRARTRGSVSGDAQFRFIDLFAGIGGIRMGFEAHGGDCVFTSEWNDFSTKTYRENYPGGGEHALIGDIVSFPAEDVPSHDVLLGGFPCQPFSIAGVSKKNALGRPHGFECTTQGTLFFDVARIIAAKRPAAFLLENVKNLLSHDKGRTFDVILQTLRDELGYEVHYRVVDGQHFTPQHRERIIIVGFRGKTAFSWDDLRLPQDGPRLGSILHRTDGSEPVLPWDHDRFFDHAGRRVQPKYTLTPNLWTYLQNYAEKHRAAGNGFGFGMAYPTSVTRTLSARYHKDGSEILVYQGESLRPRRLTPRECARLMGFPDTFRIPVSDTQAYRQFGNSVVMPVMREVARIMLPHVQALLAEETRHGSKQTLSLYA, from the coding sequence GTGACCCTCGCCGCACCGCTCGCACTGCTCAAGCAAGCGCGCGCCCGCTTCACTCAACGCGAAATCGCCGCGCATGTCGGCAAGGACATCAAGACGGTACGTCGCTGGGAAAAAGGCGAAACGCAGTGCCCGGCGATGCTGGAACCGGCCTTGCGCGATCTGCTGCAAAACCGCGCGCGGACCCGCGGCAGCGTGAGCGGCGACGCCCAGTTCCGCTTTATCGATCTGTTTGCCGGCATCGGCGGGATTCGCATGGGGTTCGAGGCGCACGGCGGCGACTGCGTCTTTACGAGCGAGTGGAACGACTTTTCGACCAAGACCTATCGCGAGAATTATCCCGGCGGCGGTGAGCATGCGTTGATCGGCGACATCGTCTCGTTTCCGGCTGAAGACGTGCCGAGCCACGACGTTCTGCTGGGCGGCTTTCCGTGCCAGCCGTTTTCGATCGCCGGCGTGAGCAAGAAAAATGCGCTGGGCCGGCCGCACGGGTTCGAATGCACGACCCAAGGCACGCTCTTTTTCGACGTCGCGCGAATCATTGCCGCTAAACGCCCCGCCGCGTTCCTGTTGGAGAACGTGAAGAACCTGCTCTCGCACGACAAGGGCCGCACCTTCGACGTGATCCTGCAAACCTTGCGCGACGAACTCGGTTACGAAGTGCACTATCGCGTGGTCGACGGCCAGCATTTCACGCCGCAGCATCGGGAGCGGATCATCATCGTCGGCTTTCGCGGCAAGACTGCGTTCTCGTGGGACGACCTGCGCCTGCCGCAAGACGGCCCGCGTCTCGGCTCGATCCTGCATCGCACGGACGGCAGCGAGCCGGTGCTGCCGTGGGACCACGACCGTTTCTTCGATCACGCCGGCCGACGCGTGCAGCCCAAGTACACACTCACGCCGAATCTCTGGACTTACCTGCAGAACTACGCGGAGAAACATCGCGCGGCGGGCAACGGCTTCGGCTTCGGCATGGCTTATCCGACCAGCGTGACGCGCACGCTGTCGGCGCGTTATCACAAGGACGGCTCCGAGATTCTGGTCTATCAGGGCGAGTCACTGCGTCCACGCCGCCTCACGCCGCGTGAATGCGCGCGCCTGATGGGCTTTCCCGATACCTTCCGAATCCCGGTGAGCGACACGCAGGCCTACCGGCAGTTCGGCAACAGCGTCGTGATGCCGGTGATGCGCGAAGTGGCGCGCATCATGCTGCCGCATGTGCAAGCCCTGCTCGCAGAGGAGACTCGCCATGGTTCGAAGCAAACGCTCTCGCTCTACGCGTAA
- a CDS encoding YbhB/YbcL family Raf kinase inhibitor-like protein — MADFRLWSDEFPTNGFMPKAHEYHDKAFGVDGENISPALQWEAPPPDTQSFALTVHDPDAPTGSGFWHWVVVNIPGDARSLPRNAGKADGSLLPQGALQVRNDYGTVGFGGTAPPRGDKAHRYIFRLHALRVPSLPINADTTNAVARFMTHLNELDSTTHTGLYELK; from the coding sequence ATGGCAGATTTCCGTCTCTGGTCCGACGAATTTCCCACCAACGGCTTCATGCCGAAAGCCCACGAATATCACGACAAGGCCTTCGGCGTAGACGGCGAGAACATCTCTCCCGCGTTGCAGTGGGAAGCGCCGCCACCCGACACGCAAAGCTTCGCGCTCACCGTTCACGATCCCGACGCGCCCACCGGCAGCGGCTTCTGGCACTGGGTCGTGGTGAACATTCCGGGTGACGCCCGCTCGCTGCCGCGCAACGCCGGCAAGGCGGACGGCTCGCTGCTGCCGCAAGGCGCGCTGCAAGTGCGCAACGACTACGGCACGGTCGGCTTCGGCGGCACCGCGCCGCCGCGCGGCGACAAGGCGCATCGCTACATCTTCCGTCTGCATGCGTTGCGGGTGCCGAGTCTGCCGATCAACGCGGACACCACCAACGCGGTGGCGCGCTTCATGACGCATCTGAACGAACTCGACTCGACCACTCACACCGGCCTGTACGAACTCAAATAA
- a CDS encoding site-specific integrase — MASILPVGSRWRAQVRKRGQSIAKTFRTKGAAQAWAREKEVEIEKGIHAVELATVTVGTLIRKYREARAESGRPVKPKSNEDYILQRLQDEFESDFAAQLTTQRIVQFAQKRRKSGAGGFTIDMDISKLGTVMRHTGSLLDLALPDATGIARPTLHHLNLIEAGKRRERRPTPEEIGKIFAWFAEHPEREQAMPDLLRVAMQCAFRRGELFNLQWDDIDAENHLALVRDRKHPRQKMGNNEWVPLIGDSFEVIMRQARYPVPEAYAEKRKADPTVPPHKNEFIFRFDKGTASKYFKRACDDKGIVDLHLHDLRHEATSALFEAGWQIPEVAAVTGHKDWRNLKRYTNLDPAQVARKGRLKLVNAA, encoded by the coding sequence ATGGCTTCAATCCTGCCTGTCGGCAGTCGCTGGCGTGCCCAGGTACGCAAACGCGGCCAGAGTATAGCAAAAACATTCAGGACGAAAGGTGCAGCGCAGGCGTGGGCGCGGGAGAAGGAAGTCGAAATCGAGAAGGGTATCCATGCCGTCGAGCTGGCCACGGTCACTGTCGGCACGTTGATCAGAAAGTACCGCGAGGCCCGTGCCGAATCGGGCCGCCCGGTCAAGCCGAAATCGAACGAGGATTACATCCTGCAGCGGCTCCAGGATGAGTTTGAAAGTGACTTTGCCGCGCAGCTCACCACGCAGCGCATCGTGCAGTTCGCGCAGAAGCGCAGGAAGTCCGGCGCCGGCGGATTTACTATCGACATGGATATTTCCAAGCTCGGTACGGTCATGCGGCACACCGGGTCGCTGCTCGATCTGGCGCTGCCCGATGCGACCGGGATCGCCCGGCCCACACTGCACCACCTGAACCTGATCGAAGCAGGCAAACGGCGCGAGCGGCGGCCGACGCCCGAAGAGATCGGGAAGATATTTGCGTGGTTTGCTGAGCATCCAGAGCGCGAGCAGGCGATGCCGGATCTGCTGCGGGTCGCGATGCAGTGCGCGTTCCGGCGCGGCGAGTTGTTCAATCTGCAGTGGGACGACATTGATGCGGAAAATCATCTCGCGCTCGTGCGTGATCGCAAGCATCCCCGGCAGAAGATGGGTAACAATGAATGGGTCCCGTTAATCGGCGATTCGTTCGAGGTGATCATGCGGCAGGCGCGTTACCCTGTGCCGGAGGCGTACGCGGAGAAGCGCAAGGCCGATCCGACAGTGCCGCCGCACAAGAACGAATTCATTTTCCGGTTCGACAAGGGCACGGCTAGCAAGTACTTCAAGCGGGCGTGTGACGACAAAGGCATTGTGGATCTGCATTTGCACGACCTGCGCCACGAAGCGACGAGTGCGCTGTTCGAGGCGGGCTGGCAGATTCCTGAAGTGGCCGCCGTGACTGGACACAAGGACTGGCGAAACCTGAAGCGTTATACGAATCTAGACCCGGCTCAGGTAGCGAGGAAGGGCAGGCTGAAATTAGTAAATGCGGCTTGA
- a CDS encoding ParB N-terminal domain-containing protein produces MAKKQPQPANDIEIIAVKDLRLDALNPRLPTTVARTQEAMIDYLATTTSIEDLMSAIAENGYFPGEPLIAVKRDNEDLYDVVEGNRRLTAVILLNDPSRCSKPSTRMRELSDSVGDFDELPVVVRATRQEVLPYLGFRHITGVKQWEPLAKARYLKQLFDMTNTTAVPGDRYAEVANAIGSRRDHVKRNLDALAVYEVIEQQDFFEIDELGEESIKFSILSTALADENIASFVGSAVWDAAEQEYLPTNPIVDADALDVHKVRKLAEWCFKKDEKGKTVLGESRNLRQLAAVVSTSKALEALQNGASLEYSYRMTKGVDAEFLELLYEAEATVRRAVSMIASVDYAPEAVDVARTIFKNVRLIGTQLADKKPKDSEDEF; encoded by the coding sequence ATGGCAAAGAAACAGCCCCAACCAGCGAATGACATAGAGATCATCGCCGTAAAAGATTTGCGGCTTGATGCGCTGAACCCTCGCCTGCCGACGACGGTTGCGCGGACGCAGGAGGCGATGATCGATTATTTGGCCACGACAACCTCGATAGAGGATCTGATGTCGGCGATCGCGGAAAACGGATATTTTCCGGGTGAGCCGCTGATCGCGGTCAAGCGCGATAACGAAGACCTCTACGACGTTGTTGAAGGAAATCGTCGCTTAACCGCAGTCATTCTTCTTAACGACCCATCCCGGTGTTCAAAGCCTTCGACCCGGATGAGGGAGTTGTCCGACTCGGTGGGCGACTTCGACGAGTTGCCGGTGGTTGTGAGGGCGACGCGGCAGGAAGTGCTGCCCTACCTGGGTTTTCGACATATCACCGGTGTCAAGCAGTGGGAGCCGTTAGCTAAAGCTCGCTACCTCAAGCAGCTGTTTGACATGACGAACACCACTGCAGTACCTGGTGATCGCTACGCAGAAGTTGCGAACGCAATTGGCAGTAGGCGCGATCACGTTAAGCGCAATCTGGATGCACTTGCCGTCTATGAGGTGATCGAGCAACAGGATTTTTTTGAGATCGATGAGCTTGGAGAGGAATCCATCAAGTTCTCGATCCTTTCCACGGCCCTCGCAGACGAAAACATTGCGTCTTTTGTCGGCAGTGCGGTTTGGGATGCAGCAGAACAGGAGTATTTGCCCACTAACCCGATTGTTGACGCCGACGCTCTTGACGTACACAAAGTGCGGAAGCTCGCGGAATGGTGCTTCAAGAAAGACGAGAAGGGCAAGACGGTCCTCGGCGAATCTCGAAATCTTCGTCAACTTGCTGCAGTCGTTTCCACAAGCAAGGCGCTTGAGGCACTGCAGAATGGCGCATCGCTTGAGTATTCCTATCGGATGACGAAGGGTGTCGACGCGGAGTTCCTCGAATTGCTATACGAGGCAGAGGCGACTGTGCGTAGGGCGGTGTCAATGATCGCAAGCGTGGACTATGCGCCCGAAGCGGTTGACGTTGCCAGAACAATTTTCAAGAATGTAAGGCTTATTGGTACGCAGCTCGCCGACAAAAAGCCGAAGGATTCAGAAGATGAGTTTTAA
- a CDS encoding glutathione S-transferase C-terminal domain-containing protein has translation MTELSAFPITKKWPAEHPDRIQLYSLPTPNGVKVSIMLEETGLPYEPHLVRFDTNDQMSPEFMSLNPNNKIPAIIDPNGPDGKPLPLFESGAILLYIADKSGQLIPQDAAGRYEAIQWVMFQMGGIGPMFGQVGFFHKFAGKEYEGKRPRDRYIGEAKRLLGVLDRQLEGRDWILGDAYSIADIATFPWVRNLIGFYEAGDLVGIQDFPNVTRVLEAFVARPAVARGLDIPKRPS, from the coding sequence ATGACCGAACTATCCGCTTTTCCGATCACGAAGAAATGGCCTGCCGAGCATCCGGACCGGATTCAGCTCTACTCGCTGCCCACGCCCAATGGCGTGAAGGTGTCGATCATGCTCGAAGAAACGGGCTTGCCGTACGAGCCGCATCTCGTGCGCTTCGATACCAACGATCAGATGTCGCCGGAGTTCATGTCGCTCAATCCGAACAACAAGATTCCGGCGATCATCGACCCGAACGGGCCTGACGGCAAGCCGTTGCCGCTGTTCGAATCCGGCGCGATCCTGCTTTATATCGCGGACAAGAGCGGCCAGTTGATTCCGCAGGATGCCGCCGGCCGCTATGAAGCGATCCAGTGGGTCATGTTCCAGATGGGCGGCATCGGGCCGATGTTCGGGCAGGTCGGCTTCTTTCACAAGTTCGCCGGCAAGGAGTATGAAGGCAAGCGTCCGCGCGATCGCTATATCGGCGAAGCGAAGCGCTTGCTCGGCGTATTGGATCGGCAACTCGAAGGACGTGACTGGATTCTGGGCGACGCGTACTCAATCGCCGATATCGCTACATTTCCCTGGGTGCGTAATCTGATCGGTTTCTATGAAGCGGGCGATCTCGTCGGCATTCAGGACTTCCCGAACGTGACGCGCGTGTTGGAGGCGTTCGTCGCGCGTCCGGCCGTGGCGAGGGGACTCGATATTCCTAAGCGTCCGTCGTAA
- a CDS encoding very short patch repair endonuclease, producing MVDIVDSATRSRMMSGIRGRNTKPEILIRSLLHRQGFRFRLDARDLPGRPDIVLPRYRAVVLVHGCFWHGHDCRLFKWPQTRPEFWRDKIGRNRSNDDKVCAALLAGGWRVAVVWECALRGANRDIEGVLQRLVEWLKSDAPSFEERG from the coding sequence ATGGTCGATATCGTCGATAGCGCAACCCGCAGCCGGATGATGTCCGGCATTCGCGGCCGCAACACCAAGCCGGAAATTCTGATCCGCAGCCTGCTGCATCGACAGGGCTTTCGCTTCCGGCTGGATGCGCGCGATCTGCCCGGACGCCCGGATATCGTCTTGCCGCGCTACCGCGCCGTGGTGCTGGTGCACGGCTGCTTCTGGCACGGCCACGACTGTCGTCTTTTCAAATGGCCGCAAACGCGGCCGGAATTCTGGCGCGACAAGATCGGCCGCAATCGCAGCAACGACGACAAGGTTTGCGCGGCGTTGCTCGCCGGCGGCTGGCGCGTCGCGGTGGTATGGGAATGCGCATTGCGTGGCGCCAACCGCGATATCGAAGGTGTCTTGCAGCGGCTCGTCGAGTGGTTGAAGAGCGACGCGCCAAGCTTCGAGGAACGCGGCTGA
- a CDS encoding DNA cytosine methyltransferase — translation MPTAVSLFTGCGGSDAGLVSLGFNVLMANDILPYARDVYLHNHPETDYRLGSVADIKSFPKAELLVGCYPCQGFSQGGAREANRNINYLYLEFLRALQQIQPKAFIVENVSGMIRSTYRHLLDDQISKFSAAGKYGYHVRPAVMNAQDFGVAQERKRIIIVGIRKDLGVEYAFPYATHGEHGEKDLATIRDALDGLPDWPTGEFCEDPFHWYYMSRNRRRDWSETSKTIVSHMRHMPLHPMSPALRRIHTDKWVFESDEAARRFSYREAARLQGFGKQFSFPETDAASLAMKYRVVGNAVPPPLFKAVAGSLPDIWS, via the coding sequence ATGCCAACGGCGGTTTCACTTTTTACGGGATGCGGGGGATCGGACGCGGGGCTCGTGTCGCTCGGCTTCAACGTGCTCATGGCAAATGATATTTTGCCCTACGCGCGAGACGTCTACCTGCACAACCATCCTGAGACGGACTATCGGCTCGGCAGCGTGGCCGATATCAAAAGCTTTCCGAAGGCCGAATTGCTGGTCGGTTGTTACCCATGCCAAGGATTCTCGCAGGGCGGTGCACGCGAAGCAAACCGCAACATAAATTACCTGTACCTGGAATTCTTGCGTGCATTGCAACAGATCCAGCCAAAAGCATTCATCGTTGAGAACGTGTCCGGAATGATCCGGTCGACCTATCGACATCTGCTGGACGACCAGATCAGCAAGTTTTCGGCGGCCGGGAAGTACGGTTATCACGTGCGGCCCGCTGTCATGAATGCGCAGGATTTCGGAGTCGCGCAAGAGCGCAAGCGCATCATAATCGTCGGTATCCGCAAGGATTTGGGCGTGGAGTATGCGTTCCCCTACGCCACGCATGGGGAGCACGGCGAAAAGGATCTCGCGACAATACGAGATGCATTGGACGGCCTGCCCGATTGGCCGACAGGGGAATTTTGCGAGGATCCATTTCACTGGTACTACATGTCGCGCAATCGGCGCCGGGACTGGTCAGAGACTTCGAAGACTATTGTCAGCCACATGCGCCATATGCCGCTGCATCCAATGAGCCCGGCACTGCGTCGCATTCACACCGACAAATGGGTTTTCGAGTCGGACGAGGCAGCGCGGCGCTTTTCCTATCGTGAGGCCGCGCGACTTCAAGGGTTTGGGAAGCAGTTCTCTTTTCCGGAAACTGACGCCGCTTCGCTGGCCATGAAATATCGCGTCGTGGGAAATGCTGTCCCGCCGCCGCTCTTCAAAGCCGTCGCCGGGTCGTTGCCCGATATCTGGTCTTAA